From a region of the Tiliqua scincoides isolate rTilSci1 chromosome 4, rTilSci1.hap2, whole genome shotgun sequence genome:
- the RBM12 gene encoding RNA-binding protein 12 isoform X2: MAHCVTKVELSISCDNLIDKDVGSKSDPLCVLLQNVGGDQWTELDRTEKIKNCQNPQFSKKLLIDYYFEKVQKLKFGVYDIDNKSYDLNDDDYLGGAECTLGQIVSSKMLIRPLELKKGKPAGKGTITISAEEIKDTRVVSIDVEARGLDKKDFLGKSDPFLEFYKQSESGKWQLVYRSEVIKNNLNPCWRKFSVPLETFCSGDFNKPIKVHCTDYDSDGSHDLIGSFETNLSQLQKAGDSCPVEFECIHPEKKRKKKSYKHSGIVRVKSCKIETEYSFLDYIMGGCQINFTVGIDFTGSNGDPKSPDSLHYISPNGINEYLSAIWTVGNVIQDYDTDKLFPAFGFGAQVPPDWKVSHEFALNFNPANPYCQGIQGIVDAYRQALPQIRLYGPTNFSPIINHVASFAAHSTQAATASQYFVLLIITDGEITDLDLTRQAIVNASKLPMSIIIVGVGSADFQAMEFLDGDDGVLKSLTGEPAVRDIVQFVPFRKFQNAPREALAQTVLAEVPKQLVSYFKKIGLVPVKLPSEKQP, encoded by the exons ATGGCTCACTGCGTGACCAAGGTGGAACTGTCCATCTCCTGTGACAATCTCATTGATAAGGATGTTGGTTCAAAATCTGATCCTCTGTGCGTTTTGCTTCAAAATGTTGGTGGAGATCAATGGACTGAA CTAGATCGTACTGAGAAAATTAAGAACTGTCAGAATCCTCAGTTTTCAAAGAAGCTGCTGATTGATTATTATTTTGAAAAAGTACAGAAGCTGAAATTTGGCGTGTATGACATCGATAACAAATCATATGACTTAAATGATGATGACTATCTTGGAGGGGCTGAATGCACTTTGGGACAG ATTGTGTCAAGTAAAATGCTCATTCGGCCTTTGGAGTTGAAGAAAGGAAAACCTGCAGGAAAAGGCACGATTACG ATTTCTGCAGAAGAGATAAAGGATACCAGAGTTGTGTCCATAGATGTTGAAGCACGGGGTTTGGACAAAAAG GATTTTTTGGGCAAATCGGATCCATTTTTGGAATTTTATAAACAGAGTGAAAGTGGAAAATGGCAGCTTGTCTACCGATCAGAG gtAATTAAGAACAACTTAAATCCTTGCTGGAGAAAGTTCAGTGTTCCCCTGGAGACATTTTGCAGTGGTGACTTCAATAAACCAATCAAG GTGCACTGTACAGATTATGATAGTGATGGGTCACATGATTTGATAGGCAGTTTTGAAACTAACCTCTCGCAGCTACAGAAGGCAGGTGACAGCTGTCCG GTGGAATTTGAGTGCATTCACCctgaaaagaagaggaagaagaagagctaCAAACACTCTGGAATTGTTAGAGTTAAGTCTTGTAAG ATTGAAACGGAATATTCTTTCTTGGATTACATTATGGGAGGCTGCCAGATCAACTTCACT gTGGGAATAGATTTCACTGGTTCCAATGGAGATCCAAAGTCTCCAGATTCTCTTCACTACATCAGTCCAAATGGAATAAATGAATATCTCTCAGCCATCTGGACTGTGGGGAATGTGATCCAGGATTATGACAC cgACAAATTGTTCCCTGCTTTTGGATTTGGAGCTCAGGTTCCTCCAGACTGGAAG GTGTCACATGAATTTGCACTGAACTTTAATCCTGCAAATCCCTACTGCCAAG GAATCCAAGGAATTGTGGATGCCTACCGCCAGGCATTGCCTCAGATTCGTCTCTATGGGCCAACGAACTTCTCACCAATTATAAATCATGTTGCCAGCTTTGCTGCCCACTCAACACAggcagcaactgcttct CAATACTTTGTCTTGCTGATAATCACAGATGGAGAGATCACTGATCTGGATCTAACCAGGCAAGCCATTGTCAATGCCTCCAAGCTGCCCATGTCTATTATTATTGTTGGAGTTGGCAGTGCTGACTTCCAAGCTATGGAATTCCTGGATGGTGATGATGGTGTGCTGAAGTCATTGACAGGAGAGCCAGCTGTACGAGATATTGTCCAGTTTGTGCCTTTCAGAAAATTCCAAAAT GCTCCTCGTGAGGCGCTTGCCCAGACAGTCTTGGCTGAAGTTCCTAAGCAACTGGTGTCCTACTTCAAGAAGATTGGCCTAGTTCCCGTGAAGTTACCATCAGAAAAGCAACCATAA